A single region of the Tigriopus californicus strain San Diego chromosome 8, Tcal_SD_v2.1, whole genome shotgun sequence genome encodes:
- the LOC131885145 gene encoding LOW QUALITY PROTEIN: G1/S-specific cyclin-E-like (The sequence of the model RefSeq protein was modified relative to this genomic sequence to represent the inferred CDS: inserted 1 base in 1 codon; deleted 1 base in 1 codon): MLAQPPSCEYPVLFLSFKPERTTNQNSFAQATKKVVLRQSWSEFREFIRTSTDNSRSKTPFPALKWANEQTMWDFICKKESGMYKRKTGDEILARHSALQSRMRAILFDWLIEVCEVYKLHRETFYLAVDFIDRYLSSRKNMPKTRLQLIGVTCLFVGAKIEEIYPPKLSDFAYVTDGACSEEEILAMELVVLKELKWGLSPMTPHGWIKMFMQVSNCDNSPSASETFVVPQFSGLPFARAMQLLDICILDIESLXYKYSVIAASALAHLHSRELALAVSGYQWSDIAHCHLWMSAFVQALRDESPLQPKMFHNIQIENQHNIQSHSVELSTLDRAHEYLTQQKDMATRRSSTPSP, encoded by the exons ATGTTGGCTCAGCCTCCCTCATGCGAATACCCCGTCCTCTTCCTAAGTTTCAAACCCGAAAGAACTACAAACCAAAATAGCTTTGCTCAAGCGACGAAAAAGGTTGTCCTCCGACAATCCTGGTCAGA ATTCCGTGAATTCATCCGCACTTCTACGGACAATTCCCGGTCCAAGACACCCTTCCCCGCTTTGAAGTGGGCCAATGAGCAAACAATGTGGGATTTTATTTGCAAGAAAGAATCTGGGATGTATAAGCGGAAAACGGGTGACGAGATCCTAGCTCGACACTCTGCCCTTCAATCCCGAATGAGAGCGATCCTGTTCGATTGGTTAATCGAGGTCTGCGAGGTTTACAAACTTCATCGCGAGACATTCTATTTGGCTGTAGATTTTATTGACAGATATCTCTCATCG CGAAAGAATATGCCCAAGACCAGATTACAATTGATCG GCGTGACGTGTCTCTTCGTTGGAGCCAAGATCGAAGAGATCTACCCTCCCAAGCTCAGTGACTTTGCTTACGTGACGGATGGAGCTTGTTCAGAAGAGGAGATTTTGGCCATGGAGCTAGTCGTTTTGAAGGAGCTAAAGTGGGGTTTATCGCCAATGACTCCTCATGGATGGATAAAGATGTTCATGCAAGTGTCCAATTGTGACAACTCCCCGTCTGCGAGCGAGACTTTTGTGGTCCCCCAGTTCTCAGGATTGCCATTTGCCAGGGCCATGCAGCTCCTCGACATTTGTATTTTGGACATCGAGAGCC TCTACAAATATTCGGTAATTGCTGCCAGTGCACTAGCTCATTTACATTCTCGAGAGTTGGCCCTAGCCGTGTCAGGCTACCAATGGTCCGATATTGCCCACTGTCACCTCTGGATGTCGGCCTTTGTCCAAGCTCTGCGTGACGAATCCCCTCTTCAGCCCAAGATGTTTCACAAcatccaaattgaaaaccaacaCAACATTCAATCCCATAGTGTTGAGCTCTCCACGCTAGACCGGGCCCATGAATACCTGACGCAACAAAAGGACATGGCCACACGTCGAAGTTCTACCCCGAGCCCATGA